Sequence from the Corallincola holothuriorum genome:
CTTAAGGCGTTGATAGCACGCCTTGAAGCCCTGGATGAGGACCTTCAGCGTGAGAATAATCGTCTGGAGGCCGCAGAGCTGACACAGGCATCGGAGATTGTCATTGAATCACTGACAACGATGCTGGAAGCGCTTGAAGCTGAGCGCAAGCGTCTGTTGAGTGAAATCGATGACCACATTGATAATCACCCGGACCTCAAAAAGAACCGAGCATTGCTGGAAAGCATTCCGGGTGTGGGGCCGGTGGTATCACGCATGATGCTGTCTGTTATCGGCAGCCGGTGTTTCAGCAGCGCTAAAGAGCTTGCTGCATTCCTTGGCCTTATACCTCGCCTGAGAGAGTCGGGGACGATGAAGGGACGAACCATGCTAACCAAGCAGGGTCCGGCAAATGTGAGGGCCAAGCTCTACATGGCTGCGGTGGTCGCTAAAAGTGTCAACCCGGATATCCGGCAACACTACGACCGACTGGTAAAGAACGGTAAAACAAAAATGCAGGCGCTCGCTGCGGCAATGCGCAAGCTGACTCATATTTGCTTCGGCGTGCTTAAGCACCAGAGCGAGTATCAGCCTCAAACAGCGTGAAAATCACTGCTTGAGGCATGACGAGCAAGATGGTATCTCTCCCCTAGGAGAGGGGACAAGAGAAATGCCGCGCTGCTGGCTAATTGAAAATTTGCTCCGCTATTCTGTCTTTGCTGCTTCTCCCCTTGCGGGAAAGGCTGTGATGAGGGGGCTTATTAGGTGACGCTAAACTCCAAAACACCAAAACACCAAAACACCAAAACACCAAAATACCCCTCACCCTAGCCCCCTCCCCTAGGAGAGGGGACAAGAGAAATATCGTGCTGCCGGCGAATTGAAAATTTGCTCGGCTATTCTGTCTTTGCTCCTTCTCCCCTTGCGGGAGAAGGTTGGGATGAGGGGGCTTTTTCTTGTTGTTAAATCGATAATAATTGGCCGGGGCCGGTTGGAGTTATGTCTAAACGTTGTGCTGACTAAGTGTATCAGTCGGACAATAACAACCTAACACTTCCATCGGCATCACCGCCGGATGGGGCGTGGCGATCTGTTTGAGGATACTTTCCACCAGGCTATTGCGGCTGCTGCACAGTAGGCCAGCAGAGTAAGGGCCAAAGTAGCGTAATTGTCCCGTACTATCGAGCAACAGGGTTGCTGGTGTCGCCGGTATCCAACGTGCTAGCACAGGGTGCTGCTCTAATGACAGCGTGATATTCCTTACTTTGAGCTCGGTGGCTTGTTTTTGTAGCTGTTTTATATGGCGACTGGCGCGGGGCCGGCAGTCGCAACCCTGTTGGGTGAAATGGACCATCACGGCGCCGTTCTGTTCACTTGCTATGGGGAGATGCTGTCTTAGGGTTGCAGTGAATGTTGCCGGTGATTCAGTGAGCGGACGCACGCGGTCATGCTGATCAAAAAGAATCAGCGGGGCAAATTGGGTGTACCAAAATGCCCAAGCGGTAAACCCTATCCAGACCACGAATAGGGTAAAGCTTGCTAGATATTTTCTAGTGACGATCTGTTTCAACGGGCCAATATTTTGAATAAGGGGCTATTTGGACTAGCCCCATATTGGGTTAATTGCGCTGTTCGAGATGGAAGCTGACCAGCGCATCTTT
This genomic interval carries:
- a CDS encoding IS110 family RNA-guided transposase; this translates as MQSVGIDVSKAKLDCCWLRDSQKNKVKCKIFKNQPDEFRHLGDWLVKNTGSQPDEIHVVLEATGVYHEAVALQLYDRGFRVSVVNPARPKKFAESMGYVHKTDKKDSVILAKFGEQAKLALWVPEPRKIRQLKALIARLEALDEDLQRENNRLEAAELTQASEIVIESLTTMLEALEAERKRLLSEIDDHIDNHPDLKKNRALLESIPGVGPVVSRMMLSVIGSRCFSSAKELAAFLGLIPRLRESGTMKGRTMLTKQGPANVRAKLYMAAVVAKSVNPDIRQHYDRLVKNGKTKMQALAAAMRKLTHICFGVLKHQSEYQPQTA
- a CDS encoding DUF6436 domain-containing protein, whose amino-acid sequence is MKQIVTRKYLASFTLFVVWIGFTAWAFWYTQFAPLILFDQHDRVRPLTESPATFTATLRQHLPIASEQNGAVMVHFTQQGCDCRPRASRHIKQLQKQATELKVRNITLSLEQHPVLARWIPATPATLLLDSTGQLRYFGPYSAGLLCSSRNSLVESILKQIATPHPAVMPMEVLGCYCPTDTLSQHNV